The following proteins are encoded in a genomic region of Gimesia algae:
- a CDS encoding mandelate racemase/muconate lactonizing enzyme family protein, which yields MRITRLDAYQIAVPLRRKISHASFSRSESTSIIVKCELEDGTTGWGESVPRPYVTGESAETVLAQYEATDFRSLVEHNLETIENVVQICSDLKLAGLTEAPVEYQERGCFGNAARCAIELSLLDATARQWNMSLSELIPLLPGAAELSESQKSVQYSAVLTSMKPVKQTVLALLYRLTGFQNCKVKVGLPDIDDFALLRKIRRLTGRKMGLRLDANEAWSRHFLEEHTSEINALGIQSIEQPVSHKDLETLHQIRGQLATQIMLDESLCSDRDAELAIAEGYCDAFNLRISKLGGLIPTVKLAQMARQAGIRFQLGCQVGETGILSAAGRHFATSIQGIDFLEGSFDRYLLKQNIILEDLSFQWGGQAPALNGPGLGITVDKQLILGLKEREMTLI from the coding sequence ATGAGAATCACCCGACTTGACGCATATCAGATTGCTGTCCCCTTGCGGCGAAAAATCAGCCATGCCTCGTTCAGTCGATCGGAATCTACCTCGATCATCGTGAAATGTGAGCTGGAAGACGGAACCACAGGCTGGGGAGAATCGGTTCCCCGTCCTTACGTCACTGGAGAGTCAGCGGAAACCGTACTGGCGCAATATGAGGCGACTGATTTTCGGTCTCTCGTCGAGCACAATCTGGAAACGATCGAAAATGTCGTACAAATCTGCTCTGATTTAAAGTTGGCCGGACTAACTGAAGCACCAGTTGAATACCAGGAACGAGGCTGCTTCGGCAATGCAGCCCGTTGTGCGATTGAACTCAGTCTGCTGGACGCCACAGCACGTCAATGGAACATGTCGCTTTCAGAGTTAATACCGTTACTTCCAGGTGCCGCGGAACTGAGTGAATCTCAAAAAAGTGTGCAATACAGTGCTGTCCTTACGTCAATGAAACCGGTAAAACAGACCGTCCTGGCATTGCTCTACCGCCTGACAGGATTTCAAAACTGCAAAGTCAAAGTGGGACTGCCTGACATCGATGATTTTGCCCTGCTTCGAAAAATCAGAAGGCTCACGGGACGAAAGATGGGGTTACGCCTTGACGCCAATGAGGCCTGGTCGCGACATTTTCTGGAAGAACATACTTCTGAAATCAATGCGTTGGGGATTCAATCGATTGAACAGCCGGTATCTCATAAAGATCTCGAGACACTCCACCAAATACGAGGACAACTCGCAACACAGATCATGCTCGATGAATCGCTGTGTTCTGATCGGGACGCTGAATTGGCGATAGCAGAAGGCTATTGTGATGCCTTCAATCTCCGCATCTCGAAGCTGGGAGGTTTGATTCCTACAGTAAAACTGGCTCAAATGGCTCGGCAGGCGGGCATCCGGTTTCAACTGGGATGTCAGGTTGGAGAAACGGGAATCCTTTCCGCAGCAGGCCGACACTTTGCGACTTCCATTCAAGGGATTGATTTTCTGGAAGGCAGTTTTGATCGCTATCTGTTAAAACAGAATATCATCCTGGAAGACCTTTCGTTTCAGTGGGGAGGTCAAGCTCCTGCACTAAACGGGCCGGGACTTGGTATCACGGTCGATAAGCAATTAATTCTAGGGCTGAAAGAACGGGAGATGACTCTGATCTGA
- the hpnH gene encoding adenosyl-hopene transferase HpnH: MGVPLSQMWTVAKYVLTQRIKGVERYPLVLMLEPLFRCNLACAGCGKIQFPSHILKQNLSPERCFEAVDECGAPIVSIPGGEPLLHPQMPEIVAGLVQRKKFIYLCTNAILLEKHLENYPPSKYLTFSIHLDGIREDHDAAVCRDGIYDKAISAIKAAVKAGHRVTTNSTLFENAEPERVRQMFDELAELGIESMMLSPGYQYEKAPDQEHFLKRNQTIQKFREILSAPKKAWKFNHSPLFLEFLKGNWELECTPWGNPTYNIFGWQKPCYLLEEGYAETFAELMSSTRWEQYGKKSGNPKCRDCMVHCGHEPTAVDQTFSSWKGFLKVASLTLFGSRKADKPLPAPANESVGAPHYTISDRELFQLPTLAEESSDEEVEALNLSN, translated from the coding sequence GTGGGTGTTCCCCTTTCTCAAATGTGGACTGTAGCTAAGTATGTACTGACACAACGTATTAAAGGTGTCGAACGCTATCCACTGGTGCTGATGCTGGAACCTTTATTCCGTTGTAACCTGGCCTGTGCCGGCTGCGGAAAGATCCAGTTTCCTTCGCATATTCTGAAACAGAACCTGAGCCCCGAACGGTGTTTTGAAGCGGTTGACGAGTGTGGGGCACCCATTGTTTCCATCCCCGGCGGCGAGCCCTTGTTGCACCCCCAGATGCCGGAAATTGTGGCAGGGCTGGTTCAGCGAAAAAAATTCATTTATCTGTGTACCAACGCGATCTTACTGGAAAAACATTTAGAGAACTATCCCCCCTCAAAATATCTTACGTTTTCGATTCACCTGGATGGCATTCGCGAAGACCACGATGCAGCAGTCTGCCGGGATGGGATCTATGACAAGGCGATCAGCGCGATCAAAGCAGCAGTCAAAGCGGGGCATCGCGTGACGACAAACTCCACTCTGTTTGAGAATGCCGAACCAGAGAGGGTCCGTCAGATGTTTGATGAACTGGCCGAACTGGGTATTGAAAGTATGATGCTTTCACCCGGATATCAGTACGAGAAAGCCCCTGATCAGGAGCATTTCCTGAAGCGGAATCAGACCATTCAGAAGTTCCGCGAGATCCTGTCTGCCCCGAAAAAAGCCTGGAAATTCAATCATTCTCCGCTGTTTCTGGAGTTCTTGAAAGGCAACTGGGAGCTGGAATGTACTCCCTGGGGTAATCCCACTTATAACATCTTCGGCTGGCAGAAACCCTGTTATCTGCTGGAAGAAGGCTATGCCGAAACCTTTGCGGAGCTGATGTCTTCTACCCGCTGGGAACAGTACGGGAAAAAGAGCGGCAACCCGAAATGCCGCGACTGCATGGTCCACTGTGGCCACGAACCAACGGCCGTCGATCAGACTTTCTCATCCTGGAAAGGTTTCCTGAAAGTGGCTTCACTCACTCTGTTTGGTTCAAGAAAAGCAGACAAACCTCTGCCTGCCCCTGCAAACGAAAGCGTTGGCGCACCGCATTATACGATCAGTGACAGGGAACTGTTTCAACTGCCAACACTCGCCGAAGAATCCTCTGACGAAGAAGTAGAGGCATTGAATCTCTCGAATTGA